Proteins from one Mucilaginibacter jinjuensis genomic window:
- a CDS encoding FkbM family methyltransferase codes for MASVKSPIRTLVKPFLFRLLGKRGYKYAQFYGKKRDIQHRLVEEKEMELLPYFVKPGDCAIDVGANYAYYTDRLSGLAGNEGKVFAFEPIPFTYMVCAMIVKSNKLGNVSLFNLGVSDKNQTLKFSVPKLSYGPISAGQAHIATRTNAEEDKQKYYNFEQEEEVTCDVVALDTFNLELSGKNVSFIKIDIEGAEYFALKGMEQLIKKHLPVILIEVQPYFLNGFNIEASDLESYISQTLGYNIYYYDEELKKLKPLKTELFDANFILIPVSKIDSYQQIIYDK; via the coding sequence ATGGCTTCAGTTAAATCACCTATAAGGACATTGGTAAAACCTTTTTTATTTAGGCTGCTTGGAAAACGAGGTTACAAATACGCCCAGTTTTATGGCAAAAAGCGCGACATACAGCACCGTTTGGTAGAAGAGAAAGAAATGGAGCTGCTGCCGTATTTTGTAAAACCGGGTGATTGTGCAATAGATGTTGGCGCAAATTATGCATACTATACAGATCGTTTATCGGGCTTGGCCGGTAACGAGGGTAAAGTATTTGCATTTGAGCCCATACCCTTTACTTATATGGTTTGCGCCATGATTGTTAAGTCAAACAAACTGGGTAATGTTAGCCTGTTTAATTTAGGGGTATCAGATAAAAACCAAACGTTAAAATTTAGTGTGCCTAAATTGTCGTATGGCCCAATCAGCGCAGGGCAGGCGCATATCGCTACAAGAACAAATGCCGAAGAAGACAAACAGAAGTATTATAATTTTGAGCAGGAAGAAGAGGTTACATGCGATGTTGTAGCCCTAGATACCTTTAATTTAGAACTATCAGGCAAAAATGTATCTTTTATAAAAATTGATATTGAAGGGGCCGAATATTTTGCTTTAAAGGGCATGGAGCAACTAATTAAAAAACACCTGCCGGTTATTTTAATTGAAGTACAGCCTTATTTCTTAAATGGCTTTAATATCGAGGCCTCTGACCTCGAAAGTTATATCAGCCAAACACTCGGCTACAACATTTACTATTATGACGAGGAGTTAAAAAAATTAAAGCCGCTTAAAACCGAACTTTTTGACGCTAATTTCATTTTAATCCCTGTCAGCAAAATTGATTCATACCAACAAATTATATATGATAAATAA
- a CDS encoding glycosyltransferase family 2 protein produces MPIKFSIIIPTYNRAALLKVTLQSLLAQRYPHFEILVIDDGGNDNTKATVEAFADERLSYHWKTNAERGAARNYGAALAKGSYLNFFDSDDLAYDNHLETAADYITANPQVIAFHSSYDWKSPEQEVIRPSGIYEGELNNRVFKNNILSCNNVFVRKAEFDALKFSEDRALSGTEDWMLWLSICCRYPLMGVKTITSAIIQHDTRSMTTATGDSTLKRTQAFQTNLNKDACIVNKPAVYHSAMAEMYYLSALYYAIEGKKRKCMEFAFKALKIKPGVIYTKRTLGIIKHLLIK; encoded by the coding sequence ATGCCCATCAAGTTTTCAATTATAATACCAACATATAACCGGGCTGCATTGCTTAAGGTAACACTGCAATCTTTATTGGCGCAGCGTTACCCGCATTTCGAAATATTGGTAATTGATGATGGGGGCAATGATAATACAAAAGCAACGGTAGAGGCCTTTGCTGATGAACGGCTAAGCTACCATTGGAAAACAAATGCAGAGCGGGGCGCTGCACGAAATTATGGCGCTGCATTGGCCAAAGGCAGTTACCTTAATTTTTTTGACAGCGATGATCTTGCTTATGATAATCACCTGGAAACAGCGGCAGATTATATAACAGCTAATCCGCAGGTAATCGCATTTCACTCCAGTTATGATTGGAAAAGCCCGGAGCAGGAAGTAATCCGGCCGTCGGGAATTTATGAGGGCGAGCTTAATAACCGTGTTTTTAAAAACAATATATTAAGCTGTAATAATGTGTTTGTACGTAAAGCAGAATTTGATGCATTAAAGTTTTCGGAAGACAGGGCACTTTCTGGTACCGAAGACTGGATGCTTTGGCTAAGCATTTGCTGCAGGTATCCGCTTATGGGTGTTAAGACAATAACATCAGCCATTATACAGCACGATACCCGTAGTATGACCACTGCAACCGGCGATAGCACGCTAAAACGCACACAGGCATTTCAAACCAATCTTAACAAAGATGCCTGCATTGTAAATAAACCGGCGGTATATCATTCGGCCATGGCCGAGATGTATTATTTATCAGCACTTTATTATGCAATAGAAGGCAAGAAACGAAAATGTATGGAGTTTGCTTTTAAAGCTTTGAAGATAAAACCAGGCGTTATCTATACAAAAAGAACCCTGGGTATTATTAAGCACTTGTTGATAAAATAA
- a CDS encoding glycosyltransferase family 4 protein: MKVVFILHNIKKSFGIEWLTSGLLDNGFDLYFILINKEHSEMEAFLEARGILVKRLTYESKKQAPLFLYKLYRELSRISPDAVHTHLRNADLYGQVAAFLCRIKKRVYTRHSSTFNHLYHKRSVLIDRVINSLATNIIAISEVTKKVLIEMEGVSEDKISLIHHGFDIGSFTNVNQGRVNMIRNRYAIPAGVKIVGVFARYTEWKGYQYIIPAFGRLKQKYPDLYFVFANTTGEYQATIKTLLNEHLPAESYTEIRFESDVQAFYQVLDIYVHTPIDSMVEAFGQTYVEALAAGIPSVFTLSGVANEFIVNERNALVVDYKSSEQIYQSVEKLLMDGALRARLIKNGKEDVKQFNLDSFIKKSIAVYQ; this comes from the coding sequence TTGAAGGTCGTATTCATTCTGCATAATATTAAAAAATCATTTGGCATCGAATGGCTTACGAGCGGGTTATTAGATAATGGCTTCGACCTATATTTTATACTGATAAATAAAGAACATAGTGAAATGGAGGCTTTTCTCGAAGCAAGAGGTATTCTGGTTAAACGCCTTACTTACGAAAGCAAAAAACAAGCACCTCTATTTCTCTATAAATTATACCGCGAACTTTCGCGCATTAGCCCCGATGCTGTACATACCCACCTGCGCAATGCAGATTTGTACGGCCAGGTTGCCGCATTTTTATGCAGGATTAAAAAACGTGTTTATACCAGGCATAGCTCTACATTTAATCATCTGTATCATAAAAGATCGGTACTTATAGATCGGGTTATCAATTCACTGGCAACAAATATTATTGCTATTTCGGAAGTAACCAAAAAGGTATTGATAGAAATGGAAGGTGTGAGCGAAGATAAAATTTCACTTATTCATCACGGCTTTGATATAGGTAGTTTTACAAACGTAAACCAAGGCCGGGTTAATATGATCAGAAATAGGTACGCTATCCCTGCCGGTGTTAAAATTGTAGGTGTTTTTGCAAGATATACCGAATGGAAAGGCTATCAATACATAATACCTGCCTTTGGAAGGCTCAAACAAAAATATCCTGATCTGTATTTTGTTTTTGCTAATACCACAGGCGAATATCAAGCCACTATTAAAACCTTGCTCAACGAGCACCTGCCTGCAGAAAGTTATACCGAGATAAGATTTGAAAGTGATGTGCAGGCCTTTTACCAGGTTTTGGATATTTATGTGCACACGCCTATAGATAGTATGGTTGAAGCATTTGGCCAAACGTATGTAGAGGCACTTGCCGCCGGCATCCCTTCTGTATTCACACTATCAGGTGTGGCCAATGAGTTTATCGTTAATGAAAGAAACGCTTTGGTTGTGGATTATAAAAGCAGTGAACAGATTTATCAATCTGTTGAAAAACTGTTGATGGACGGAGCATTGCGGGCCCGGTTAATTAAAAATGGTAAAGAAGATGTTAAACAATTTAACCTCGATAGTTTTATCAAAAAATCTATAGCAGTATATCAGTAA
- a CDS encoding acyltransferase has protein sequence MVKILRLIVRICFYIANAYRKFFLRMMYPGLKIDGQSIIEKNCKIVCVDGGKMIIKNTHISIGVHLFADVGATISIENSSVGRYSVIASKQSITIEKGVAIAEMVVIRDQDHAIDVNNAEAGFSQYTTGPVHIEKNVWIASKATILKGVTIGNDSIIAASAVVTKPVPANEVWGGVPARFIKKVRI, from the coding sequence ATGGTTAAGATTCTTAGACTTATAGTTCGTATCTGTTTTTATATTGCCAATGCGTACAGGAAATTTTTCCTGCGGATGATGTATCCCGGCCTTAAAATAGACGGGCAAAGTATCATAGAGAAGAACTGTAAGATTGTTTGTGTTGATGGTGGTAAAATGATAATTAAAAACACCCATATCAGTATAGGTGTACACTTGTTTGCAGATGTAGGTGCTACAATAAGTATCGAAAATAGTTCTGTCGGCAGATATTCAGTTATTGCATCAAAACAAAGTATTACAATAGAGAAGGGCGTGGCTATTGCAGAAATGGTGGTAATTAGAGACCAGGACCATGCCATTGATGTTAATAACGCTGAGGCAGGTTTTAGTCAATATACTACCGGGCCGGTGCACATCGAAAAAAATGTATGGATCGCATCAAAAGCTACCATTTTAAAAGGCGTTACTATAGGAAATGATTCTATTATTGCGGCCTCGGCAGTGGTTACAAAGCCTGTACCGGCAAATGAAGTTTGGGGCGGTGTACCTGCCAGGTTTATTAAAAAGGTGCGTATTTAA
- a CDS encoding glycosyltransferase: MSDLPLVSIVIPTYNQKPDFLRACIASAVNQTYSNLEIIISDNWSTNVNVQAVLDEFINVKNLSVAKPAEHVSMIQNFSFAAGCAKGEYISFLSSDDTLEPDCISLLVELVLLNPAITFAFGNIEFIESVTEEHISYQRTDAFREGVYTTKEFLDFFIHLKNSVWMNGNLINARDYNAIGGVEYEPILYSHDNALALRLLAAGATVGYVNKPLGRVRIWRAKELEEKIVKLNLLTEVNDIIECFNIVLNSPLLLKLTDGGKQKVLDIRNGLLEEKVEYACISYIKKYIDEDTFLEIKKKTLDNMHSNKIQLYFLACKPPVKQILSGIIKAKNYFNPRR; encoded by the coding sequence ATGAGTGACTTACCTTTAGTTAGTATTGTTATACCTACTTATAACCAAAAACCCGATTTTTTACGGGCTTGTATCGCTTCTGCTGTAAATCAAACTTATAGTAATTTAGAAATTATTATTTCTGATAATTGGAGCACTAATGTAAATGTGCAGGCAGTATTAGATGAGTTTATTAATGTTAAGAACCTGTCTGTAGCAAAGCCGGCCGAGCACGTTTCTATGATACAAAACTTTTCTTTTGCAGCTGGTTGTGCAAAAGGAGAATATATTAGTTTTTTAAGTTCGGATGATACGTTAGAACCTGATTGCATATCACTTTTGGTAGAACTGGTTTTGTTAAATCCCGCGATCACTTTTGCTTTTGGGAATATTGAATTTATTGAGTCTGTTACCGAAGAACATATCTCCTATCAGCGAACTGATGCGTTCCGCGAAGGTGTTTACACTACAAAAGAATTTCTGGACTTTTTCATCCATCTAAAAAATAGTGTATGGATGAACGGTAACCTCATTAATGCCCGTGACTATAATGCTATTGGGGGTGTTGAATATGAGCCGATATTATACTCCCACGATAATGCGCTTGCGCTTAGGTTATTAGCAGCCGGCGCCACGGTTGGGTATGTTAATAAACCATTAGGCCGGGTAAGGATCTGGAGAGCTAAAGAATTAGAAGAAAAGATAGTGAAACTTAATCTTTTAACTGAGGTTAATGACATTATAGAGTGCTTTAATATTGTTTTAAATAGCCCGCTGCTATTAAAACTTACTGATGGCGGTAAGCAAAAAGTACTTGATATCAGAAACGGATTATTAGAGGAGAAAGTTGAATATGCCTGTATCAGTTATATCAAAAAGTATATAGATGAGGATACATTTCTTGAGATTAAGAAAAAAACGCTAGACAATATGCATTCCAATAAAATACAGCTATACTTTTTGGCGTGCAAGCCACCGGTAAAACAGATTTTATCCGGGATAATTAAAGCGAAAAATTACTTCAACCCACGGAGGTAA
- a CDS encoding lipopolysaccharide biosynthesis protein has translation MKLSTNIIANLIGRIWIAGLGMIMVPLYIKFLGIESYGLVGFYGTLIGSLSILDLGLSITLNRELTKAIVEKRDATDIRSLVLTVECIYWLIGLVAAAVIILLAPVIATHWLHAQKIDTGVVTHAVMLMGLVVAFQWPISLYNGGLTGLERQVTDNIIMVTMTTIRSAGVILILWFVSPTINAFFIWQAVTSFLYVFSMRVGLWYYLPKSAVIAKFSRQYLIQIWKFAAGVTGIGVVSFFLTQIDKIVLSKMLPLSDFAYYTLAFTIANCFAMFVVPINIAVFPRLTAFVTAGDKAGLTIEYHRGCRIVASIIFPVGLVLIVFAKEVLLLWVKDPVTVAHSSLLVQIVVAGAVLNSLMVMPFFLMLAYGQTKFTIYQNTIASIILVPLLFWWVHLYGSIGGALVWFSVNVGYILFSIPLIHAGWMKGGLITWYIKDTLIPLLPPLITVSFLKIMLYNYMPHFKMNIISLMFLSLLVLTSALIFMPECRALIKEVMGKFKKQSV, from the coding sequence TTGAAGTTATCAACAAACATAATTGCCAATTTAATAGGCCGTATCTGGATAGCTGGCTTGGGGATGATTATGGTTCCTTTATATATTAAATTTTTAGGGATCGAATCATACGGCTTAGTTGGTTTTTATGGAACCCTTATAGGCTCATTGTCTATACTTGATTTAGGGCTTAGTATCACATTAAACAGAGAGCTTACCAAAGCTATAGTTGAAAAAAGAGATGCGACCGATATAAGAAGCCTTGTTTTAACTGTCGAATGTATTTATTGGCTAATTGGTTTGGTGGCAGCAGCAGTTATTATTTTACTGGCACCTGTAATAGCAACTCACTGGCTCCATGCGCAAAAAATAGATACAGGAGTGGTAACACATGCTGTTATGTTGATGGGATTGGTTGTGGCTTTTCAATGGCCAATTAGTTTATATAACGGTGGTTTAACAGGCTTAGAACGCCAGGTTACAGATAATATCATAATGGTTACCATGACAACCATTAGGTCGGCAGGTGTTATACTTATCTTATGGTTTGTGTCGCCAACAATCAACGCTTTTTTTATATGGCAAGCTGTAACCAGCTTTTTGTACGTATTTAGCATGCGTGTAGGCTTGTGGTATTATTTACCTAAAAGTGCCGTAATAGCTAAATTCTCTAGGCAGTATTTAATACAAATATGGAAGTTTGCTGCCGGTGTTACAGGTATAGGTGTTGTTTCATTTTTTCTTACTCAAATTGATAAGATCGTTTTGAGTAAAATGCTCCCTTTATCAGATTTTGCATATTATACCTTAGCGTTTACCATAGCTAATTGCTTTGCCATGTTTGTGGTGCCTATAAACATAGCAGTTTTTCCGCGGCTTACTGCTTTTGTAACAGCCGGAGACAAAGCAGGTTTAACTATTGAATATCATAGAGGTTGCAGAATTGTGGCATCAATAATTTTCCCTGTTGGTTTGGTGTTAATTGTTTTTGCTAAAGAGGTTTTGTTGCTGTGGGTTAAAGATCCTGTAACTGTAGCTCATAGCAGTTTATTAGTTCAGATAGTTGTTGCTGGGGCAGTTCTTAATAGTTTAATGGTAATGCCTTTTTTTTTAATGCTGGCATACGGGCAAACTAAATTTACAATATATCAAAATACCATAGCATCAATTATATTGGTTCCATTACTTTTTTGGTGGGTACACCTGTATGGTTCGATAGGTGGTGCTTTAGTTTGGTTCTCTGTTAATGTTGGATACATACTTTTCAGTATCCCACTCATACATGCCGGCTGGATGAAAGGTGGATTAATAACCTGGTATATAAAAGATACTTTAATACCCTTGTTACCGCCGTTAATTACTGTTTCATTTCTAAAAATAATGCTATATAATTATATGCCCCATTTTAAAATGAACATTATTTCGCTGATGTTTTTAAGCTTGTTAGTACTAACATCTGCACTGATTTTTATGCCCGAATGCAGAGCGTTGATAAAAGAAGTAATGGGAAAATTTAAGAAACAATCTGTATGA
- the rfbF gene encoding glucose-1-phosphate cytidylyltransferase, with product MKVVLLAGGLGTRLAEETSIRPKPMVEIGGKPILWHIMKIYSHYGFNEFVICLGYKGNMIKEYFINYFLYNSDITVELHNNQLDVHYSNSESFKVTLVDTGIDTNTAGRIKKIKKYITEDTFMLSYGDGVSNVNIEQLLAFHKKHGKLATLTTIQHPGRFGNVSLNDDGIVTEFAEKPDDEGFWINGGYFVLSNKIFDYLEGDVELVQWEREPLASIANDGQLAAFKHKGYWKAMDAMRDKIELEAEWSSGSPRWKIW from the coding sequence ATGAAAGTAGTATTACTTGCCGGTGGCTTAGGTACCAGGCTGGCAGAAGAAACATCAATAAGGCCTAAACCTATGGTAGAAATAGGTGGCAAGCCCATTTTATGGCATATCATGAAAATTTACTCGCATTACGGCTTTAATGAGTTTGTGATATGCCTGGGCTATAAGGGCAATATGATTAAAGAGTATTTTATCAATTACTTTTTATACAATTCAGACATTACGGTTGAGTTACACAACAATCAACTGGATGTGCATTACTCTAATTCAGAATCATTTAAGGTAACACTTGTTGATACCGGAATAGATACGAATACTGCAGGCCGTATAAAAAAAATAAAAAAATACATCACAGAAGATACTTTTATGCTGAGCTATGGCGATGGGGTATCTAATGTAAATATTGAACAATTATTGGCTTTTCATAAAAAGCATGGCAAATTAGCTACGCTCACTACTATACAACACCCTGGCCGTTTTGGTAATGTAAGCCTTAACGATGATGGAATTGTAACTGAATTTGCCGAAAAGCCCGATGATGAAGGCTTCTGGATTAATGGAGGATATTTTGTACTTAGCAATAAGATATTTGATTACCTGGAAGGTGATGTTGAATTAGTACAATGGGAGCGCGAGCCATTGGCCAGTATTGCCAACGACGGCCAGTTAGCAGCATTTAAGCACAAAGGCTATTGGAAGGCAATGGATGCCATGCGCGATAAAATTGAACTGGAAGCAGAGTGGAGTTCGGGTAGCCCAAGGTGGAAAATATGGTAA
- a CDS encoding nucleotide sugar dehydrogenase: MTNTYDNSFTPAIAIIGLGYVGLPLAVEFGKKYKVVGFDINNHRINELQQGEDHTLEANPEELKKITRLKDGVGGVYFTSDKNELNTCNVFIVTVPTPVDQYNNPDLTPLLKATETVSGALKKGDIVIYESTVYPGCTEEACIPILEKHTGLLFNTDFFCGYSPERINPGDKARTLPNIKKVTSGSTPASAQVINELYKSIIPAGTHLAPSIKVAEAAKVIENAQRDINIAFVNELSKIFSLLDIDTNEVLEAAATKWNFLPFKPGLVGGHCIGVDPYYLAQKAISAGYYPEIILSGRRINDGMGAYIADAVTKLMIKKEIKVWEADILVLGITFKENCPDVRNTKVVDIIKELEHYKANITVYDPWASCAQVKHEYNITCVDKLPEGKTYHAVILAVCHQDFIALDFKALLKKPGVLYDVKGILAPAMVDGRL, from the coding sequence ATGACAAATACATACGATAATTCGTTTACCCCGGCTATTGCCATAATTGGCCTGGGTTATGTTGGCTTGCCGCTGGCAGTTGAGTTTGGAAAAAAATACAAGGTTGTAGGGTTTGATATTAACAACCACCGGATTAATGAATTACAACAGGGGGAAGACCATACACTTGAAGCCAACCCCGAAGAGTTAAAAAAAATAACGCGATTGAAAGACGGCGTAGGCGGAGTGTATTTTACCTCAGATAAAAATGAGCTAAACACTTGTAATGTATTTATTGTAACAGTGCCCACACCGGTTGATCAATACAACAATCCCGATCTCACCCCGCTTCTTAAAGCCACAGAAACCGTGTCTGGAGCATTAAAAAAAGGAGATATTGTAATTTATGAATCTACAGTATATCCGGGATGCACGGAAGAAGCCTGTATCCCTATTTTAGAAAAACATACAGGGCTACTATTTAATACCGATTTCTTTTGCGGTTACTCGCCCGAGCGCATAAACCCGGGCGATAAGGCACGCACCTTACCCAACATTAAAAAAGTAACCTCGGGTTCTACGCCGGCTTCGGCCCAGGTTATTAATGAACTGTATAAATCCATTATACCGGCAGGTACGCACCTGGCACCATCTATTAAGGTAGCAGAAGCGGCTAAGGTTATTGAAAATGCACAGCGCGATATTAATATTGCCTTTGTAAACGAGCTGTCGAAAATATTTTCACTTTTAGATATTGATACCAATGAGGTATTAGAGGCAGCCGCAACCAAGTGGAATTTTTTACCCTTTAAACCAGGCCTTGTTGGGGGCCATTGTATTGGTGTCGACCCTTATTATCTGGCACAAAAAGCAATTTCGGCAGGGTACTATCCCGAGATTATATTATCAGGCCGACGTATCAATGATGGGATGGGTGCTTATATCGCCGATGCGGTTACCAAACTAATGATTAAGAAAGAAATTAAGGTTTGGGAAGCTGATATTTTAGTTTTGGGTATCACATTTAAAGAAAATTGCCCCGATGTACGCAACACCAAGGTAGTTGATATCATCAAAGAGCTCGAACATTATAAAGCCAATATTACCGTTTATGACCCATGGGCAAGCTGTGCGCAGGTAAAACACGAATATAATATAACATGTGTGGATAAATTGCCCGAAGGTAAAACCTACCATGCTGTTATTTTAGCCGTATGCCACCAGGATTTTATCGCGCTCGATTTTAAAGCATTGCTAAAAAAACCGGGTGTACTTTACGATGTAAAAGGCATATTAGCCCCGGCAATGGTTGATGGCCGGTTATAA
- a CDS encoding SLBB domain-containing protein: MYIDKKFILFLAFFVYISISNTIAQTSTSTDWSQVKVDQLSDSDLAKMQGQLQGSGMTPEQAKQMALSKGLPESEWGKLKTRLSKSGGANAGKQGDNNTTVMPAVERETTPSDYKSTPKTSTSNIFGASFFDSESLSFEPNLRIATPVNYVLGPDDQVEISVSGYQETNLETTIGPEGTIAIPQVGTISLSGLTVEQATARIRAKMSSTAYGSLRNGTSNLIVSLGKIRSIHITIVGASKPGNYTVSSLSTVFNSLYLCGGPGDINTYRNIELIRNNKVYQRIDLYQFLTKGDQSGNILLKENDVINFPVYKKHVTINGEVKRPGVFELKEGESFENLLFFAGGYTDKAFRASVKVKQITDTQRQIKDILKAGFATYIPSNGDIFQVDAVLERFENAVSINGAVYRPGQFELTPGITISGLIKKAGGLMENVFTDRAILSRSYPNGIKENITFNVTNVINGGAADIPLIKRDSITIATATQFISNYKVQILGEVKKPGQFDYRENLTLKDLFFMANGFTDAASSYHVEISRRFVSERSNKSADTIAKVYDISTAKTLTIENDKFVLKPYDVVTVRRNPGYVEQERVTISGEVNYPGSYTIQSKKEHISDLIRRSGGLTSQAYPGGIFLVRKDIDTTGQRQTVRNIQNSIKDTSAKVIQDVARTNDRIAINLKQVLEAPGSIQDYILENGDSVQVLKLDPLVKVSGEVLASTKTGYIDGKSLKYYITQAGGTTDNARRRKIYVLYPNGLVGRTHNGLFGLFRSYPKVVTGSEIVVPRKLDTQGMSVAETVALTSTVVSLVTLIIVAISNLK, from the coding sequence ATGTATATCGATAAAAAATTTATACTCTTTCTTGCCTTTTTTGTTTATATAAGTATTTCTAATACTATAGCCCAAACCTCAACCAGTACTGATTGGAGCCAGGTGAAGGTAGACCAGTTATCTGACTCAGATCTGGCCAAAATGCAGGGTCAGTTACAGGGAAGCGGCATGACGCCTGAGCAGGCAAAGCAAATGGCGCTATCCAAAGGCTTGCCAGAATCTGAATGGGGTAAATTAAAAACGCGTTTATCCAAATCGGGCGGGGCAAATGCAGGGAAGCAAGGAGATAATAACACTACAGTTATGCCGGCTGTAGAACGGGAAACAACGCCGAGCGATTATAAATCTACCCCAAAAACTTCAACATCAAATATTTTCGGGGCTTCATTTTTTGACAGCGAATCATTATCGTTCGAACCTAATCTGCGTATTGCAACACCCGTTAATTACGTGCTCGGCCCTGATGACCAGGTAGAAATTAGTGTTTCGGGCTACCAGGAAACAAATCTGGAAACTACAATTGGGCCCGAGGGCACAATTGCTATACCACAAGTGGGTACAATTAGTTTAAGTGGTTTAACGGTTGAGCAGGCTACGGCACGTATCCGCGCTAAAATGTCGTCTACGGCTTATGGCTCGTTAAGAAATGGCACCTCTAACCTTATTGTTTCCTTAGGCAAAATCAGGAGTATCCATATTACTATTGTGGGGGCTTCAAAACCGGGTAACTATACGGTTTCTTCATTGTCAACTGTATTTAACTCACTTTATCTATGCGGCGGCCCGGGCGATATTAACACCTATCGTAATATAGAGCTCATCAGAAACAATAAAGTATACCAGCGAATTGATCTCTACCAGTTTTTAACCAAAGGCGATCAAAGCGGTAATATTTTGTTGAAAGAGAACGATGTAATTAATTTTCCGGTATACAAAAAACATGTTACCATTAATGGTGAGGTTAAAAGGCCGGGTGTGTTTGAATTAAAAGAAGGCGAATCGTTTGAGAACTTGTTGTTTTTTGCGGGTGGTTATACAGATAAAGCCTTTAGGGCAAGTGTAAAAGTTAAACAGATTACAGATACCCAAAGGCAAATAAAAGATATTTTAAAAGCAGGCTTTGCAACCTACATACCATCAAATGGGGATATTTTTCAGGTTGACGCCGTGTTGGAGCGTTTTGAGAATGCCGTTAGCATAAACGGTGCAGTATACAGGCCGGGCCAATTTGAATTAACGCCAGGTATAACGATAAGCGGGTTAATAAAAAAGGCGGGCGGGTTAATGGAAAATGTGTTTACAGACCGGGCGATTTTGAGCCGAAGCTACCCGAACGGTATTAAAGAAAATATCACCTTTAATGTAACTAATGTGATTAATGGCGGTGCGGCAGATATCCCATTGATTAAGCGCGACTCTATAACCATTGCTACTGCCACACAGTTTATAAGTAATTATAAAGTGCAAATTTTGGGCGAGGTAAAAAAGCCGGGCCAATTTGATTACCGTGAGAACCTGACGCTGAAAGACTTGTTTTTTATGGCTAATGGTTTTACCGACGCCGCGTCATCATACCACGTAGAAATTAGCCGCCGGTTTGTGAGCGAACGATCAAATAAGAGTGCTGATACAATTGCCAAGGTCTATGACATCAGCACGGCAAAGACACTGACGATTGAGAATGATAAATTTGTTCTTAAACCTTATGATGTAGTTACAGTTAGGCGTAACCCGGGTTATGTAGAACAAGAAAGAGTTACCATAAGCGGTGAGGTAAATTACCCCGGCAGCTATACCATCCAATCTAAAAAAGAGCACATCAGTGACCTTATCAGGCGATCAGGTGGCTTAACCTCACAGGCTTATCCAGGAGGGATATTCTTGGTAAGAAAAGATATTGATACCACCGGGCAAAGGCAAACTGTAAGAAATATACAGAACAGTATTAAAGATACCAGTGCAAAAGTTATTCAGGATGTTGCAAGAACTAATGACAGGATAGCAATAAACTTAAAGCAGGTTTTAGAAGCCCCGGGTTCGATACAGGATTATATACTTGAGAATGGCGATTCTGTACAGGTATTAAAACTCGATCCTTTAGTAAAGGTAAGCGGTGAAGTATTGGCATCAACTAAAACCGGTTATATCGATGGGAAATCACTGAAATATTATATTACCCAGGCTGGCGGAACTACCGATAATGCCCGGAGACGTAAAATTTATGTGTTATATCCCAATGGGCTTGTCGGCCGCACGCACAATGGTTTATTCGGCTTATTCCGCTCTTATCCCAAAGTGGTAACCGGTTCAGAAATTGTGGTACCACGTAAGCTGGATACGCAGGGTATGTCTGTTGCCGAAACAGTGGCATTAACCTCAACCGTAGTGTCATTAGTAACATTAATTATAGTTGCCATTTCTAACCTCAAGTAA